The genomic DNA CGTCCTGGCCGCCGACATAGAGGGCGAGGTTCAGGCCGTCGGCGAACAGGTAGTCGATCTCGCCGCGCTTGAGCGCGCTCTCGGCCGCCGTGAGGTCTGTGAAGTCCTTGGGCACGGCCTTCGGGAAGAACGCCTTCAGGTAGGCCGCGTGGGCGCTGCCGGCGATGACCCCGACGCTGCGGCCGGCGAGCGCCGCCGCCGAGGGGACCGGCAGGCCCTTGTCGGTCCGGGCCGCGAAGCGCGCCGGCCAGCGGAAATACGGCCGCGTCGCCAGGAATTTCGACCGCAGGGGCGCGGTCAGCGGGATGGCGGCCGCGACCACGTCGCCCTGCTTGCCGTCGAGGGCGTCGAGCAGGGTGTCGAAGCGGCGCGCCTGCACCGTGCAGGTGATCGTCAGCTTCTCGCAGACGGCCCGGGCGAGCTCGACCACGAAGCCCGTCGGGTTGCCGTCGGGGCCGGCGAAGTGCAGCGGCGGGAACTCGTCGTCCGTGAGGAAGCGGACCGCCCGGCCGGTCTGCGGCGCCTCGATCCGCTCGCCCCGGCTGCGCGGGTTCCAGAAATCCGGCACCGCGACGGCGGGGGTCGCGGTCCCGCCCGCGGCCCCGGCGGTGGCGGCGGCAGGGGCAGCTGCAGGGGCGGGCGCGGCCGGGGGCGCCGCGGCGCCGGCCGGCCCCGCGAGGAGTGCCGCGACCGCGGCCGCCGCGATCCGGGATGGGATGACTGTCCTATCGTCTCTTGACGACTGGGACGGGGTGGTGCTCCTCTCGGAGCGCGGGGGCGGGGACTGGCTCACCCCCCTCCTCTACCACGTCCTGGGGCCACCGGGGGAGCGCGCGGCGTGTCGTTCCAGCGCCCGCCCGCGGGGCCGGAGGCCCTGCCGCCGGAGATCGCCTTCCTGCTGGCCGAGGGCGTCGACGGGCGGCTGCTGGTCCGGGCGGCCGCCGCGGCGGCCGCGGCCGGGACCGACGCGGCGACCGCGCTGATGAATGCCGGCCTGATCGCCGAATCGGCCTACTACGCGGCCCTGGCCCGGGCGCTCGGCGCCCCCTTCCTCGACGGCCCGATCCCGTTCGGCCTGGGCCTGCGCTTCCCCGACAGCCTCGTGGCCGGCCTCGCGCCGCTGGCGCCGGGCGCGGTGGCGCCCTGGGTGCTGGCGCCCCGCGGGCGGGCGATCGCGGACCTCCTCGACGCGGCCGGCCGCGTACCCGGCCGCGTACCCGGCCGCGCCGCCGTCCCGGCGATCACCAGCCCCACCCGCCTGCGCGAGGCCGTGTTCGCGTCCGTGCCCGGGCAGGTGGCCGATCACGCGGCGC from Methylobacterium radiotolerans JCM 2831 includes the following:
- a CDS encoding transporter substrate-binding domain-containing protein, with protein sequence MSQSPPPRSERSTTPSQSSRDDRTVIPSRIAAAAVAALLAGPAGAAAPPAAPAPAAAPAAATAGAAGGTATPAVAVPDFWNPRSRGERIEAPQTGRAVRFLTDDEFPPLHFAGPDGNPTGFVVELARAVCEKLTITCTVQARRFDTLLDALDGKQGDVVAAAIPLTAPLRSKFLATRPYFRWPARFAARTDKGLPVPSAAALAGRSVGVIAGSAHAAYLKAFFPKAVPKDFTDLTAAESALKRGEIDYLFADGLNLALYVGGQDAENCCALTGGDYLENRYFGEGIGLITRQEDAALSRALDDALQRVWDDGKYTELYLRFFPVSPF